Part of the Longimicrobium sp. genome, TGACGGCGCTGGGGCCGGCCGCCGGTTGCCGAAGTGCTCGCTCCACCACGCGCAAAAACAGTCACCGATGAGGGAGGAAGCACCGTGACGAAGATCGATCCGATCCTAGCGAAAAAGCTGACGGAGCCGCAGGAGCCGGTCCCGGGCTTCCCCATGAAGTTCGTCTGGCACGAGCACTACTGGCCGGACCTCTTCGACGAGCAGAAGAGGCTGATCCAGACGGACATCCAGCGCGCGCGCGCGGAGGACAAGATCATCGTGTACCTGAGCTGTCCCATCAGCGCTCGGGGAGGAGGGTTTCACCGGACCAACGTCGAGATCGCCCAGGCCACGGAGCGACGTCTGCGCGCGAAGTGGGGGGAACGCTTTTGGATCCTCAATCCCACCGCTTACCAGCTCGAATCAAAGGAGGGGCTCGGCCTCATCGCGGCCTTTGCCAGAGAAAAGGGATACGAGCTTTCCGAGCTGATCAGGGAGGCACCCCCGTCGGGGGGCGACTACATGCGGATGTGGACGCAGGTCCTGGTGACGGCGCCGAACGCAGGAGAGTTGGAGAAGGAGAACACGGGCGCATATTTCGATGCGTACTACTTCCTCGGTCCCTCCGACGTCGAAGCGTTCTTCCAGGAGACGGGCGGCCGTACGCTCACCGCGTCGGTGGAGGCCTACTTCGCGAGCAAGTTCGCGACGGATCCGGACTTCCGCGAATACTTCGCCGTGAACGGCATCACTTGGGGAATCAGCGAGGCCTACAAAGGGAAGCCCGCCGAGTTGACATCGGACGAGAAAGAGCTGCGCGCCGCGTGGGAGCGGCTTCGGCAGGACTTCGTCCGGTTCTACACAGTGCGCGCGAGCATCGCGTACAGCTTGGGCAGCCACGACGAGTGGAACATCTTCAGGCTGATCAACGCGAACCGCCGCGGGCTTGATCCCAAGAAGTTCGGCGTCAACGCGGGCATCGGGGCACAGCTCAGCGGTTTCTTCGACGGACGCCAGATCGACCCCTCGGCCGCCGAAACCCCAGTCTCCAGCGGATACGCACGCTGAACTTATTCCGGCGGCATCGCCCCGCTGGAGGTAATCTGCCGAGCCGGAGGAGCCATGCGCCTCGCGACCTTCAATGTCGAGAACCTGTTCAGCCGCCCCGCGGCGATGAACCTCGAGAGTTGGGCGGAGGGCCGGCCGGTCCTTGACGACGTCGCCGCCCTCGCTGCACTCCTCGCCAAGACCACCTACGACGACAACAACAAGGCGCAGATTACCGAGATCCTTGATCGCTACGGGTTCGGAGACCGCGACCGCCGGAACAGACCGTTCACCATCCAACAGGTCCGTGAAAAGCTCTTCACGGTGCCGCCAGGCAGTGACCGCGTGAGGGTCGTAGCGAATGGCCGGGCCGACTGGGTCGGATGGATCGACCTGGTCCGGGAGGACCTCCCGGGTGATCAGATTGTGAACACCGGCCGCGTCATCACTGCGGTAGAACCGGACGTCCTCTGCATTGTCGAGGTCGAGGATCGAATCGCGCTTGACCGATTCAATCGTCAGGTGCTGGGGAACGAGTTCGGCAATGCGTTCAAGTTCGACCTCCTGATCGATGGCAACGACCCACGCGGCATCGACATCGGGCTCCTTTCGCACCACAGGATTACCTCCATCTGCAGTCACATCCACGATGTCGACGCAGAGGGGCGCATCTTCAATCGGGACGCTCCCGAGTACGAGATCGAGCTCACTGACGACCAGCGGCTGTGGGTAATCGGGAACCACTTCAAGTCCAAGGGCTACGGCGACCAGGCCGCGAACGATGCCCGGCGCCGCCGGCAGGCGGAGCAGGTCAGGTCGATCTATCTTCAGCGGCGTGAGCGCTTCGATTTCGTGGCGATCGTCGGAGACCTCAACGATGTCCCGACAAGCGAACCGCTTGAGCCCCTTGTTACGGGCACAGATCTCCGCGACGTATCGCTGCATCCCGATTACGACGACCAGGGGCGGCCAGGCACGTTCGACACGGGGCGCCCGGAGCAGAAAATCGACTACATCCTGCTCTCTCCCGCCCTTTGGGAGCGGGTCCAAGGCGCGGGAATCGAGCGGCGCGGAATCTATGCGCCGCGCACCTTTCCGCACTTCCCTGAAGTCACATCCGACCGGAACTCCGCATCGGATCACGCCGCCCTCTGGGTAGATCTGGATCTGGGGGTGTAGGTCTCTCCTCCTCCCTTTTCGCGATAACGCCCTTCCCCTTTGCTGGTGGCGGGGCGTTATTGTCGTGCTGACCTCCAAATCTCGTGAACCAGCGTGCCATCGGGCTCTCATCGGTTTGCCGGAACCCAGCCACGATGCAGTGCGACAACGATTACCCGCGGCCCTGCCGCCGCCTTCGAAACTGCAGGGTCTCTGCTATCGTGGCCCCGGCGGTGGCGAGACAACCGGCATCTGCTGAACGGCTGATGATGGCACCTGCCTCTGCCATAGCTCACGCACTCTGCGCGCCTGCTCCGGTCGACCTGCCCGTTCCAGAGACTCTGCCACAGCTCTCCACTCCTCCAATGGGAGGCCCGCTGAAAAAGCACGCAGATATGCATCAGCGGCAGCGTCTTGGCTTTCGGGAATCATCCCGAGCAGCCGCGCTGCCTCGGATCTTTCCATCGCGCTCGCGAGCGGATGCGCAGCAACCGCGGAGAGTGCCGCGGCCCCATCGGAGGTATCCCCAAGCGCCAACAGGGAGCGGGCCCGGATGAGGATCACCTCCGGAGGAGGGTCGCTGACTTCGTCCGTGATCGCCAGAGCGCGTGCGGGCTCGCCAGCACGCAGGGCGGCCTCCGCTGCTACCTCGACTTCTTTTTCGCCCGTGAGACGGACGCCGACCTTCCGCGCGGTCTCCGGTGCGAAGCAGAGCATCGCCAGAACCGCCGCGAGTAAAAGAACCGCCGCTGCCTGCCTTCGGGTCGCGCGGCCCGAGTGCGGGCGCACAGCGGGTGCCGGAGACCGCGTCCTGGAGGGCGGTTCAACAATCCGGGGGGCTGGTACGAACGCCTCGGGGTCCAGCTCCGGGGCGCGGGTCGGAAAGCGCGGCACCGGGAAACCGAGCGCGTCCGAAGCCACGCCGGCACCCGCCGCGGGCCTGGGGCTCAGCCGAAGCGCTTCCGCCGCGAGCTTGCCGACCGCGGCGCCACCGACTTGCTTCCGCGCGGCCCGCACCCGGTGATAGGCAAGCAGCACCACCGGAAGCGACGCCGGGGGCGCCACCCGCGAGGCCCACCGCAGCAGCACGAACGCCTCGCGCACGCGGCCGTCCGCCGCGTGGCGCTCGGCGTCCGCCAGGAGCCGCGGGAGCAGGCCGGCTCCAGTGGAGTGCACGCCCTCCATCACCGCACGGCCGCCATGCGGTCGGCGAGGTCGGGAAACTGGCCCCGGTGCGGGGTGGCGTCGATCCGCGCGAAGCAGCTCCGCGCCACCGCGGCGTCGCCGACCGCCTGGGCGGCGACGCCGTGCCAGTACACGATCCCGAACAGCGCCTCCCCCTCCCGCGCGAAGATCCTCGCCGCCCTCGCTCCCGTCGCCACGGCCTCCGCGTAGCGTCCCGCGCCGACCAGCGCCTGCATCACCCCCTCGCACGCCGGCACCCTCAGCTCCGGGAGCTGCATCGCCGCCGAGAACATGATCTCGGCGGTCTCGAACTCGCCGTTGTTCAGGAAGGTGGTGGCAGTCGCGAAGAGGAGCTGCCCCTCCTCCTCCCCTATCCTCGCGAGCATCTCCTCGACCAGCCGGTCACGGAGGGCGCCCGCGTCGGTGAGGTCCTCGCCCGCGGCGGGAACGAAGACCCGTCCGGAGAAGGGCTCCGGCTCCCTGGACGGGGAAAACGCGTCGGGATCGAGCACGACGACGTCCTCCTTCGGGTCATGGGGCGGAGCGGCCGCCTGCCGAGCCGCCCTCGCCGCCGCGAACGGGCTCTCGGTCGGGACCGGGGGCA contains:
- a CDS encoding endonuclease/exonuclease/phosphatase family protein, whose amino-acid sequence is MRLATFNVENLFSRPAAMNLESWAEGRPVLDDVAALAALLAKTTYDDNNKAQITEILDRYGFGDRDRRNRPFTIQQVREKLFTVPPGSDRVRVVANGRADWVGWIDLVREDLPGDQIVNTGRVITAVEPDVLCIVEVEDRIALDRFNRQVLGNEFGNAFKFDLLIDGNDPRGIDIGLLSHHRITSICSHIHDVDAEGRIFNRDAPEYEIELTDDQRLWVIGNHFKSKGYGDQAANDARRRRQAEQVRSIYLQRRERFDFVAIVGDLNDVPTSEPLEPLVTGTDLRDVSLHPDYDDQGRPGTFDTGRPEQKIDYILLSPALWERVQGAGIERRGIYAPRTFPHFPEVTSDRNSASDHAALWVDLDLGV